A part of Oncorhynchus kisutch isolate 150728-3 linkage group LG2, Okis_V2, whole genome shotgun sequence genomic DNA contains:
- the nyx gene encoding nyctalopin, whose translation MILIAFTVSVLCLFPQAALALWACARSCPASCTCTLEKSCSVLCDRSGLPDLPREFPCEASSINLDKNSLKFLSERAFGTLPSLRSLSLDHNNISFITPGAFKGLPNLVELKMAHNEYIRYLHTRTFTGLKRLVRLDVADCNLFNMPDRIFLENYALKELFCFQNNFRRIPGAFRGMENLTHVYLERNKIEAVAYNSLLGLGNLRYLNLQENRINVIHDQSFQDLMRLENFYLNDNLLSELPRVAFKGLSRLKMLNLGGNQFTNISKTWFSDLVELEVLYLDRNRLVYIEEGSFENLTSLITLHLNSNNLSSLPFPVFQPVYFIGRLYLFRNPWECDCSLEYLKEWMESYKLVRDIPCASPSSVVGLDLSEVVFARVNGSCLDPGELNLTTMSSEILSTTENRFNSLISKLLQQELREEVGNGTESLRNGTLLDAAEGLSAGIKGADVSQSLVSLLVMWCVFWMTIGQSDVDFLFGHVTGT comes from the exons ATGATTCTCATTGCTTTCACAG TCTCTGTCCTGTGCCTGTTTCCCCAGGCTGCGCTGGCTCTGTGGGCGTGCGCACGCTCCTGCCCAGCCTCTTGCACGTGCACGCTGGAGAAGagctgcagtgtgttgtgtgacCGCTCTGGCCTACCCGACCTGCCCCGGGAGTTCCCTTGTGAAGCGTCCTCCATCAACCTGGACAAGAACAGCCTTAAGTTCCTGTCTGAGAGGGCCTTTGGTACCCTGCCGTCCCTCAGGTCCCTGTCCCTGGACCACAACAACATCTCCTTCATCACCCCTGGGGCCTTCAAG GGTCTGCCCAACCTAGTGGAACTGAAGATGGCCCACAACGAGTACATCCGTTACCTCCACACCCGCACCTTCACCGGGCTCAAACGCCTGGTCCGACTGGACGTGGCCGACTGTAACCTCTTCAACATGCCCGACCGGATCTTTCTAGAAAACTATGCTCTGAAGGAACTGTTCTGCTTCCAGAACAACTTCCGAAGGATTCCCGGAGCTTTCCGCGGGATGGAGAACCTGACCCACGTCTACCTGGAGCGGAACAAGATCGAGGCAGTGGCATATAACTCTCTCCTAGGCCTGGGGAACCTCAG GTACCTGAACCTCCAGGAGAACCGCATCAACGTGATCCACGACCAGTCCTTTCAGGACCTCATGCGCCTGGAGAACTTCTACCTCAACGACAACCTGCTGTCTGAGCTGCCTCGGGTGGCCTTCAAGGGCCTTAGCCGCCTCAAGATGCTCAACCTGGGGGGCAACCAGTTCACCAACATCTCCAAGACCTGGTTCAGCGACCTGGTGGAGCTGGAGGTCCTCTACCTGGACCGCAACCGCCTGGTCTATATCGAGGAGGGCTCCTTTGAGAACCTGACCAGTCTGATCACCCTCCACCTCAACAGCAACAACCTTAGTTCCCTGCCCTTCCCTGTCTTCCAGCCTGTCTACTTCATCGGACGCCTTTACCTCTTCAGGAACCCCTGGGAATGTGACTGCTCTCTGGAGTATcttaaggagtggatggagagttATAAGTTGGTCCGGGACATCCCCTGCGCCTCCCCGTCCTCCGTGGTCGGCCTGGATCTGAGCGAGGTAGTCTTCGCCAGGGTGAATGGGTCGTGCCTGGATCCGGGGGAGCTGAACCTGACCACAATGTCTTCGGAGATCCTCTCGACCACGGAGAACCGTTTCAACAGCCTGATCTCCAAGCTGCTCCAGCAGGAGCTCAGGGAAGAGGTGGGGAATGGGACGGAGAGCCTGAGGAACGGGACTCTGCTGGACGCCGCAGAGGGACTCAGCGCTGGGATCAAAGGGGCAGACGTCAGCCAATCACTGGTCTCATTGTTGGTGATGTGGTGTGTCTTCTGGATGACAATTGGCCAATCGGATGTGGATTTCCTGTTTGGGCATGTGACTGGGACCTGA